The proteins below come from a single Myxococcus virescens genomic window:
- a CDS encoding NAD(P)-dependent oxidoreductase: MKVGFIGLGNMGLPMAASLAAAGHELTVWNRTESKAAPLKEKGARVARSPAEAARGAEVVFSMLADDAAVTSAVFGQDGLLAGLAPGAVHVSSSTLSVALSERLAEAHASAGQRYLSAPVFGRPAAAASKQLWVVAAGPKQDVDRCRPLLEALGRGLTVLGDSAPAANVVKLSGNFLIASMMEALAESFALTRKSGIEPKVFLEVFQSVFARSPIFEGYAQLIAEEKYSPAGFKMRLGLKDVELVLGAARTAEVPMPLASLVKDQFLGGVAQGHGDWDWSALGALVAERAGLKQGG; the protein is encoded by the coding sequence ATGAAGGTGGGATTCATTGGCCTGGGCAACATGGGGCTGCCCATGGCGGCGAGCCTGGCGGCCGCGGGGCACGAGCTGACGGTGTGGAACCGCACCGAGTCCAAGGCCGCGCCGTTGAAGGAGAAGGGGGCGCGCGTCGCCCGCAGCCCCGCGGAGGCGGCTCGCGGTGCGGAGGTCGTCTTCAGCATGCTGGCGGACGATGCGGCCGTGACATCCGCGGTGTTCGGCCAGGACGGCCTCCTGGCGGGACTGGCGCCGGGCGCGGTGCACGTCTCGTCGAGCACGCTCTCCGTGGCGCTCTCCGAACGGTTGGCGGAGGCGCATGCGAGCGCCGGCCAGCGGTATCTCTCCGCGCCGGTGTTCGGCCGCCCTGCCGCCGCGGCGTCGAAGCAGCTGTGGGTGGTGGCCGCCGGTCCGAAGCAGGACGTGGACCGCTGCCGCCCGCTGCTGGAGGCGCTGGGGCGCGGGCTCACCGTGCTGGGTGACAGTGCTCCGGCGGCCAACGTCGTGAAGTTGTCGGGCAACTTCCTCATCGCGTCGATGATGGAGGCGCTCGCCGAGTCCTTCGCCCTGACGCGCAAGTCCGGCATCGAGCCGAAGGTGTTCCTGGAGGTCTTCCAGTCCGTCTTCGCGCGCTCCCCCATCTTCGAGGGGTACGCGCAGCTCATCGCCGAGGAGAAGTACAGCCCGGCGGGCTTCAAGATGCGGCTGGGCCTCAAGGACGTGGAGCTCGTCCTGGGCGCCGCGCGCACCGCCGAGGTGCCCATGCCCCTGGCCAGCCTCGTGAAGGACCAGTTCCTGGGAGGCGTCGCGCAGGGCCACGGCGATTGGGACTGGTCCGCGCTGGGGGCGCTCGTCGCGGAACGGGCCGGGCTGAAGCAGGGCGGCTGA
- a CDS encoding SusC/RagA family TonB-linked outer membrane protein gives MSGRTVKGRVADRLTNEGLPLVRVIIKGTTQGVETELDGTFTLPNVPARAVTLLFSSQDYGEREVLIGANQRTVEVALENIFAEEMVVVGRASEVARKNLANSVASVNSEEINRAPAQTVDQALQGKVAGANIQSNGGAPGGGLQLRLRGVSTINGSSAPLYVIDGVLVSDVAIASGVFAITESVAGSNANPTQDNQVNRIADINPNDIESIEVLKGASAAAIYGSKAANGVVIINTKRGRSSEPQFEVTQRLGMYTLANKLGTRRFNSAEEVRDTFGEAAVQYYEQGRRFDHEATLAGRRDLSSETLASVSGVTGNTKYFASAMIKNDEGIIANTGYEKQSFRLNLGQKLGDAVEVNVATNLVHSLGQRGLTNNDNASISNYMVLPRAPEFLPLEPNSDGVYPQNPFLSNRANPLQTAALVKNDENVWRFIGSGDLTWHLWKTEAHHLRVLANAGVDRFQQENSLFFPPELNFEPIDDGLPGSSLFGTSQVRNLNSGLNLVHTYKPTSGGIVATTSGGLQFEERNIDSVYIVSRNLNAGQQNVDSGTVVNLRQNRSLVRDRGYYVQEEVLLLDERLTLVGALRGEQSSANGNPNALFLYPKLASAYRIPSFHPKVNEFKVRAAYGETGNLPLYGMKFNGLRATGNIAGSPGLVGTGIAGDRNIKPERQREFEAGVDALLFGGDVVAEVSLYQRNISDLLLQRALAPSSGFATQIFNGGSLRNRGVEAMVQVTPVRGGFEWTSGATFALNRSRVTDLPVPAFLAGGFGTGLGAFLIEEGATATQIVGNDGVDENGRPIVRKIGDTEPTFRMSFTNNLKYRDFSLSFLFDWQQGSDVINLTRYIYDSAGTSPDFTTGGRERLARRRTQASAYLEDASFLKLREVTFMYQLPKDWVSMVPAVKSARLSLSGRNLITLTGYSGLDPEVSNFGNQAVARNVDVAPFPPSRSFWTSIDVGF, from the coding sequence GTGAGCGGGCGCACGGTGAAGGGCCGCGTCGCGGACCGGCTCACCAACGAGGGGCTGCCCCTGGTGCGCGTCATCATCAAGGGCACCACCCAGGGCGTGGAGACGGAGCTGGACGGCACCTTCACCCTGCCCAACGTGCCCGCCCGCGCGGTGACGCTGCTCTTCTCCAGCCAGGACTACGGCGAGCGGGAGGTGCTGATTGGCGCCAACCAGCGCACCGTGGAGGTCGCGCTGGAGAACATCTTCGCGGAGGAGATGGTGGTGGTGGGGCGCGCCAGTGAGGTGGCGCGTAAGAACCTGGCCAACTCGGTGGCCTCGGTGAACTCCGAGGAGATCAACCGCGCACCAGCCCAGACGGTGGACCAGGCGCTCCAGGGCAAGGTCGCCGGCGCCAACATCCAGAGCAACGGCGGCGCGCCCGGTGGCGGTCTCCAGCTCCGGCTGCGCGGCGTGTCCACCATCAACGGCTCCTCCGCCCCGCTCTACGTCATCGACGGCGTGCTCGTCAGCGACGTGGCCATCGCCTCCGGTGTGTTCGCCATCACCGAGTCCGTGGCCGGCTCCAACGCGAACCCCACCCAGGACAACCAGGTCAACCGCATCGCGGACATCAACCCCAACGACATCGAGAGCATCGAGGTCCTCAAGGGCGCATCCGCCGCCGCCATCTACGGCTCCAAGGCCGCCAACGGCGTGGTCATCATCAACACCAAGCGGGGCCGCTCCAGCGAGCCGCAGTTCGAGGTGACCCAGCGCCTGGGCATGTACACGCTGGCCAACAAGCTTGGCACCCGCCGCTTCAACAGCGCGGAGGAGGTGCGCGACACCTTCGGCGAGGCCGCGGTCCAGTACTACGAGCAGGGGCGAAGGTTCGACCACGAGGCCACCCTGGCCGGCCGCCGCGACCTGTCGTCGGAGACGCTGGCCAGCGTCAGCGGCGTGACGGGCAACACGAAGTACTTCGCCTCGGCGATGATCAAGAACGACGAAGGCATCATCGCCAACACCGGCTACGAGAAGCAGTCGTTCCGGCTGAACCTGGGCCAGAAGCTGGGTGACGCGGTGGAGGTCAACGTCGCCACCAACCTGGTTCACTCCCTGGGTCAGCGCGGCCTGACGAACAACGACAACGCGAGCATCAGCAACTACATGGTGCTGCCGCGCGCGCCGGAGTTCCTCCCGCTGGAGCCCAACTCGGACGGCGTGTACCCGCAAAACCCCTTCCTCTCCAACCGCGCCAACCCATTGCAGACGGCCGCGCTGGTGAAGAACGACGAAAACGTGTGGCGCTTCATCGGGTCCGGAGACCTGACGTGGCACCTGTGGAAGACGGAGGCCCACCACCTGCGCGTGCTGGCCAACGCGGGCGTGGACCGGTTCCAGCAGGAGAACTCGCTCTTCTTCCCGCCCGAGCTCAACTTCGAGCCCATCGATGACGGCCTGCCGGGCTCGTCGCTCTTCGGCACCAGCCAGGTGCGCAACCTGAACTCCGGCCTGAACCTGGTGCACACCTACAAGCCCACGTCGGGCGGCATCGTGGCGACCACCTCCGGCGGTCTCCAGTTCGAAGAGCGCAACATCGATTCCGTCTACATCGTCAGCAGGAACCTGAACGCCGGCCAGCAGAACGTGGACAGCGGCACCGTGGTCAACCTGCGGCAGAACCGCTCGCTGGTGAGGGACCGGGGCTACTACGTCCAGGAGGAGGTCCTCCTGCTGGACGAGCGCCTGACGCTGGTGGGCGCGCTGCGCGGCGAGCAGAGCAGCGCCAACGGCAACCCCAACGCGCTGTTCCTGTACCCGAAGCTGGCCTCCGCCTACCGGATTCCCTCGTTCCACCCGAAGGTGAACGAGTTCAAGGTCCGCGCGGCCTACGGAGAGACGGGCAACCTTCCGCTGTACGGCATGAAGTTCAACGGCCTGCGCGCCACCGGCAACATCGCCGGCAGCCCCGGCCTGGTGGGCACCGGCATCGCGGGTGACCGGAACATCAAGCCGGAGCGGCAGCGCGAATTTGAAGCCGGCGTGGACGCCCTCCTGTTCGGCGGCGACGTGGTCGCCGAGGTGTCCCTCTACCAGCGAAACATCAGCGACCTGCTGCTGCAGCGCGCCCTGGCCCCGTCCAGTGGCTTCGCCACGCAAATCTTCAATGGCGGCTCGCTGCGCAACCGTGGCGTCGAGGCCATGGTCCAGGTAACGCCCGTGCGCGGCGGCTTCGAGTGGACCAGCGGCGCGACGTTCGCCCTCAACCGCAGCCGGGTGACGGACCTGCCCGTTCCCGCGTTCCTCGCCGGCGGGTTCGGCACCGGACTGGGCGCCTTCCTCATCGAGGAAGGCGCGACGGCGACGCAGATTGTCGGCAACGACGGCGTCGACGAGAACGGCCGCCCGATTGTCCGGAAGATTGGTGACACCGAGCCCACCTTCCGCATGTCCTTCACCAACAACCTCAAGTACCGGGACTTCAGCCTGTCCTTCTTGTTCGACTGGCAGCAGGGCAGCGACGTCATCAACCTGACGCGGTACATCTACGACAGCGCAGGGACGTCACCGGACTTCACGACGGGCGGGCGCGAGCGGCTCGCACGGCGCCGCACGCAAGCGAGCGCGTACCTCGAGGACGCCAGCTTCCTCAAGCTGCGTGAGGTGACCTTCATGTACCAACTGCCCAAGGACTGGGTGTCCATGGTCCCCGCGGTGAAGTCCGCCCGGCTCAGCCTGAGCGGGCGCAACCTCATCACCTTGACTGGCTACTCCGGGTTGGATCCCGAGGTGAGCAACTTTGGCAACCAGGCCGTCGCCCGCAATGTGGACGTGGCCCCCTTCCCTCCCAGCCGCAGCTTCTGGACCTCCATCGACGTCGGGTTCTGA
- a CDS encoding RagB/SusD family nutrient uptake outer membrane protein, with amino-acid sequence MTIQLTKKTFVGLFTLLGLSGCGSMDVPDLNNPSLDDFRERPSRPAVLTAATGLLVGHRAGVAAPNGYVAQLGIIGREVYVIDPADPRSIDELLGPTMDPGTPAFGGNHWTNPYLNIRNANALLESLDKVPNTPDAEKEGIRGFAKTMQALDFLVVINTRDTHGAPIDVNLPIGQLAPIVGKEAVFERIAALLDEGATHLENGGETFPFQLSPGFAGFNTPTTFRQFNRALAARVAVYRGRYPEALTALSQSFLNPSASLDLGVYHSFGTNSGDTDNGLISVNVYAHPSTVTDAEFQENGTVDDRVVRKLTRLPEATIAADGKVSTEWRFRIYPTNSSPVPIIRNEELILLRAEANIGERNLGPAVDDLNFIRTTSGRLSPRLDIDENNALDELLKQKRYSLLFEGGHRWIDLRRYNRLDTLPRVLDPNFAPHERFPIPASEMNARQ; translated from the coding sequence ATGACCATCCAATTGACCAAGAAGACATTCGTGGGGCTCTTCACCCTCCTGGGCCTGAGCGGCTGCGGGAGCATGGACGTTCCGGACCTGAACAACCCCAGTCTTGATGACTTCCGCGAGCGGCCCTCGCGCCCCGCGGTGCTCACCGCCGCCACGGGCCTGCTCGTCGGCCACCGTGCGGGCGTCGCGGCCCCCAACGGCTACGTGGCCCAGTTGGGCATCATCGGGCGCGAGGTGTACGTCATCGACCCCGCGGACCCGCGCTCCATCGATGAACTGCTGGGCCCCACCATGGACCCCGGCACCCCGGCGTTCGGCGGCAATCACTGGACCAACCCCTACCTGAACATCCGCAACGCCAACGCGCTGCTGGAGTCCCTGGACAAGGTCCCCAACACGCCAGACGCCGAGAAGGAAGGCATCCGCGGCTTCGCGAAGACAATGCAGGCCCTGGACTTCCTCGTGGTCATCAACACGCGGGACACCCACGGGGCGCCCATCGACGTCAACCTGCCCATCGGCCAACTGGCCCCCATCGTCGGCAAGGAGGCGGTGTTCGAGCGCATCGCCGCGCTGCTCGACGAGGGCGCCACTCACCTGGAGAACGGGGGTGAGACCTTCCCCTTCCAGCTCAGCCCGGGCTTCGCCGGATTCAACACGCCCACGACGTTCCGGCAGTTCAACCGCGCGCTCGCCGCGCGGGTGGCTGTGTACCGGGGGCGCTACCCCGAGGCGCTCACCGCCCTGAGCCAGTCCTTCCTCAACCCGAGCGCATCGTTGGACCTGGGCGTCTACCACTCCTTCGGGACGAACTCCGGCGACACCGACAACGGCCTCATCAGCGTCAACGTCTACGCGCACCCGTCGACCGTCACCGACGCGGAGTTCCAGGAGAATGGCACCGTGGATGACCGCGTCGTCCGGAAGCTCACGCGCCTGCCCGAGGCCACGATCGCGGCGGACGGGAAGGTATCGACGGAGTGGCGCTTCCGCATCTACCCCACGAACAGCTCGCCCGTGCCCATCATCCGCAACGAGGAGCTCATCCTCCTACGCGCCGAAGCCAACATCGGTGAGCGGAACCTCGGACCGGCGGTGGACGACCTCAACTTCATCCGCACGACCTCCGGCCGGCTCTCCCCGCGCCTGGACATCGATGAGAACAATGCCCTGGACGAGCTGCTGAAGCAGAAGCGGTACTCGCTCCTGTTCGAAGGCGGCCACCGGTGGATTGACCTGCGGCGCTACAACCGGCTCGACACGCTTCCCCGCGTGCTGGACCCGAACTTCGCGCCCCACGAGCGCTTCCCCATCCCCGCGTCGGAGATGAACGCGCGGCAGTAA
- the lptE gene encoding LPS assembly lipoprotein LptE, producing the protein MWVAAGCGYRLAPRGDGLPAGVTSLCAPVFVNATPEPTLETVFTRFLRQELIRVGRLGRAESCDGRMEGTVLSVANTPTTVVGKSTSPGFFFRVSARAQIRVVKDGQVLKQTEVFGSEDYVLGSGDILEAEANRQVALERLAEVLMRDGYDRLAGAW; encoded by the coding sequence ATGTGGGTAGCCGCGGGCTGTGGCTACCGCCTGGCGCCTCGCGGAGACGGGCTCCCGGCTGGCGTGACGTCCCTCTGCGCGCCTGTCTTCGTCAACGCCACGCCCGAGCCCACGCTGGAAACGGTCTTCACGCGCTTCCTACGGCAGGAGCTGATCCGCGTGGGCCGGCTGGGCCGCGCGGAGTCCTGCGACGGGCGCATGGAGGGCACGGTGCTGTCGGTGGCGAACACGCCGACGACCGTCGTGGGCAAGAGCACCAGCCCGGGCTTCTTCTTCCGCGTCTCCGCTCGGGCGCAGATCCGCGTGGTGAAGGACGGACAGGTCCTCAAGCAGACGGAGGTCTTCGGCTCGGAGGACTACGTGCTGGGGAGCGGAGACATCCTGGAGGCGGAGGCGAACCGGCAGGTCGCGCTCGAGCGCCTCGCGGAGGTCTTGATGCGGGATGGGTACGACCGGCTCGCGGGCGCCTGGTGA
- the leuS gene encoding leucine--tRNA ligase — translation MVMNERYEPQAIEGKWQTRWDDAGIFRAGSRPGAPKKYVLEMLPYPSGKMHMGHVRNYLLGDVYARYFRMKGFDVLHPMGWDALGLPAENAAIKDGVHPAVRTAENIASFKKEIKSLGYCYDWEREVNTSDPEYYRWNQWFFIQMLERGLVYRRFSKVNWCTGCHTVIANEQVKDGVCERCDSPVVDKEMPEWAFRITRFSQELLDALDTLKEWPHRITAAQRNWIGRSDGAEADFRVQGHDAALRVFTTRIDTIFGCTYVVLAPDHGLVAQVTTPERRAEVEAFVRRMAAQSKTERLGEGTEKEGVFTGAYAENPFTGQAVPIWIANFVLSDYGTGAVMSVPAHDERDFAFARKYSLPVKVVIQPASGDKLPPGDELEAAYTEYGVLEDSGAYTGQTSEQARQAMAASLEKDGKGKATVTYRQKDWGFSRQRYWGTPIPIVYCEKCDPDRNGIPVPVAQLPVRLPEIDTQAVLTGKGEPPLAKVASWVNTSCPKCGGPARREAETMDTFVDSCWYFARYLSPHYDAAPFDPKEAQRFLPVDIYVGGPEHAVMHLLYFRFWTRVMKLLGLSPVDEPVKRLITQGIVNGPDGRKMSKRWGNVVAPASIVQKYGADTARAYVLFAGPPERDFDWSDEQVEGVFRFLKRVWALAATHQAAAAGATHDGPYEGKSLEIRRAAHKTLKRVGEAIERLSFNTAIAGIMEGLNALYAQGTPETAAEKAAMAEAVRLLAAVLTPFAPHIADEIAEAYGSKDFTVAQSWPEFDPALVVDDVIPYAVQVNGKLRAEIRVAADAGEADVRAAAEADEKVQAALAGKTLRKFVFVPKRLVNFVAT, via the coding sequence ATGGTGATGAACGAGCGTTACGAGCCGCAGGCGATTGAAGGTAAGTGGCAGACCCGTTGGGACGACGCGGGCATCTTCCGGGCAGGCAGCCGCCCCGGTGCACCCAAGAAGTACGTGCTCGAGATGCTGCCGTACCCCAGCGGGAAGATGCACATGGGGCATGTCCGCAACTACCTGCTCGGGGACGTGTACGCGCGTTACTTCCGGATGAAGGGCTTCGACGTGCTGCATCCCATGGGCTGGGATGCGCTCGGTCTGCCGGCCGAGAACGCGGCCATCAAGGACGGCGTGCACCCGGCGGTGCGCACGGCGGAGAACATCGCGTCCTTCAAGAAGGAAATCAAAAGCCTGGGCTACTGCTACGACTGGGAGCGCGAGGTCAACACCAGCGATCCCGAGTACTACCGCTGGAATCAGTGGTTCTTCATCCAGATGCTGGAGCGTGGGCTCGTCTATCGCCGCTTCAGCAAGGTGAACTGGTGTACCGGCTGCCACACCGTCATCGCCAACGAGCAGGTGAAGGACGGCGTCTGCGAGCGCTGTGACTCCCCCGTGGTGGACAAGGAGATGCCCGAGTGGGCGTTCCGCATCACCCGGTTCTCGCAGGAGCTGCTGGACGCGCTGGACACGCTCAAGGAGTGGCCCCACCGCATCACCGCCGCGCAGCGGAATTGGATTGGCCGTTCGGACGGTGCCGAAGCCGACTTCCGCGTGCAGGGGCACGACGCCGCGCTGCGCGTGTTCACCACCCGCATCGACACCATCTTCGGCTGCACCTATGTGGTGCTGGCGCCGGACCACGGGCTGGTGGCCCAGGTGACGACGCCGGAGCGCCGCGCGGAGGTGGAAGCCTTCGTCAGGCGCATGGCCGCCCAGTCCAAGACGGAGCGCCTGGGCGAGGGCACGGAGAAGGAGGGGGTCTTTACTGGCGCCTACGCGGAGAATCCCTTCACCGGCCAGGCGGTCCCCATCTGGATCGCCAACTTCGTGCTGAGCGACTACGGCACCGGCGCGGTGATGAGCGTGCCCGCGCATGACGAGCGCGACTTCGCCTTCGCGCGCAAGTACAGCCTGCCTGTGAAGGTCGTCATCCAGCCCGCGTCCGGGGACAAGCTCCCGCCGGGTGACGAGCTGGAGGCGGCCTATACGGAGTACGGCGTGCTGGAGGACTCCGGCGCCTACACGGGCCAGACGTCCGAGCAGGCGCGTCAGGCCATGGCCGCGTCGCTGGAGAAGGACGGCAAGGGCAAGGCGACGGTGACGTACCGCCAGAAGGACTGGGGCTTCAGCCGCCAGCGCTACTGGGGCACGCCCATCCCCATCGTCTACTGTGAGAAGTGCGACCCGGACCGCAACGGCATCCCGGTGCCGGTGGCGCAGCTGCCCGTGCGCCTGCCGGAGATCGACACCCAGGCGGTGCTCACCGGCAAGGGTGAGCCGCCGCTGGCGAAGGTGGCCTCGTGGGTGAACACCTCGTGTCCGAAGTGCGGCGGGCCTGCCCGGCGTGAGGCGGAGACGATGGACACCTTCGTTGACTCCTGCTGGTACTTCGCGCGCTACCTGTCCCCGCACTACGACGCGGCACCGTTCGACCCGAAGGAGGCCCAGCGCTTCCTGCCCGTGGACATCTACGTGGGGGGGCCCGAGCACGCGGTGATGCACCTGCTCTATTTCCGCTTCTGGACGCGGGTGATGAAGCTGTTGGGGCTGAGCCCCGTGGATGAGCCCGTCAAGCGCCTCATCACCCAGGGCATCGTCAACGGTCCGGATGGCCGGAAGATGTCCAAGCGCTGGGGCAACGTGGTGGCGCCTGCCTCCATCGTCCAGAAGTACGGCGCGGACACGGCGCGGGCCTACGTGCTGTTCGCGGGCCCGCCGGAGCGGGACTTCGACTGGTCCGACGAGCAGGTGGAGGGCGTGTTCCGCTTCCTCAAGCGCGTCTGGGCGCTGGCCGCCACGCACCAGGCGGCGGCCGCGGGTGCCACCCATGACGGGCCCTACGAGGGCAAGTCGCTGGAGATCCGCCGCGCCGCCCACAAGACGCTGAAGCGGGTGGGGGAGGCCATCGAGCGCCTGTCCTTCAACACGGCCATCGCCGGCATCATGGAGGGCCTCAACGCGCTCTACGCGCAGGGGACGCCTGAAACGGCCGCGGAGAAGGCCGCCATGGCGGAGGCCGTGCGGTTGCTGGCGGCGGTGCTCACGCCGTTCGCGCCGCACATCGCGGACGAAATCGCGGAGGCCTATGGCAGCAAGGACTTCACCGTCGCGCAGTCCTGGCCGGAGTTCGATCCGGCGCTGGTGGTGGACGACGTCATCCCCTACGCCGTGCAGGTGAACGGCAAGCTGCGCGCGGAGATTCGCGTGGCGGCGGACGCGGGGGAGGCGGATGTCCGCGCCGCGGCGGAAGCGGACGAAAAGGTCCAGGCGGCCCTGGCGGGGAAGACGCTGCGCAAGTTCGTCTTCGTCCCCAAGCGCCTCGTGAACTTCGTCGCGACCTGA
- the rpsT gene encoding 30S ribosomal protein S20 gives MANTKSAEKRHRQSLKRRARNITVRGEVKTAVKSAREALGSKDGAKMTDAIKSAAKALNKAATKGVLHKRTASRRISRLAKAATKAARAQA, from the coding sequence TTGGCCAACACCAAGTCCGCAGAGAAGCGTCACCGTCAGTCCCTGAAGCGCCGTGCGCGCAACATCACCGTGCGCGGTGAGGTGAAGACCGCCGTCAAGTCCGCCCGCGAGGCGCTCGGCAGCAAGGATGGGGCGAAGATGACGGACGCCATCAAGTCGGCCGCCAAGGCGCTGAACAAGGCCGCCACCAAGGGCGTGCTGCACAAGCGCACCGCTTCCCGCCGCATCTCGCGTCTCGCGAAGGCCGCCACCAAGGCCGCCCGCGCGCAGGCCTAG
- the mazG gene encoding nucleoside triphosphate pyrophosphohydrolase: protein MADTTLNPGAELERLVDIMRKLRAEGGCPWDREQDLRSLRPYLLEEAFEVLEEMDRVAYGGSWRTFCEELGDLLFQIIFHAQLASELGEFSLADVAKAIGDKLVSRHPHVFGDGQRMEGAEQVLDNWAKLKAAEKKRKTGREGSVLDGVPVAAPALMRAERLTEKASRIGFDWPDVASVRAKLTEEMGELDEAIAANDRDAIEHELGDVLFSLANLARFVGAPAEDALRMAIRRFTARFQHIESALRAEGVALGDATLEHMERHWQEAKAREKALPSPTWVPRAPVTTLRLGVADLPAQRAFWDALAPRLGWITRRAPAADQALYEDGGILIAFEAAGTPTTGLRLALTAPSPAAVERLPGILAEIPGSRLIQHQAGRLTFQDPAGLVWEYTTSVE from the coding sequence ATGGCGGACACGACGCTGAACCCCGGGGCGGAGCTGGAGCGACTGGTCGACATCATGCGGAAGCTGCGCGCTGAAGGCGGCTGCCCGTGGGATCGCGAACAGGACCTGCGCTCGCTGCGGCCCTACCTCCTGGAAGAGGCCTTCGAGGTCCTGGAGGAGATGGACCGGGTCGCCTACGGCGGCTCCTGGCGGACCTTCTGTGAAGAACTGGGAGACCTGCTTTTCCAGATTATCTTCCACGCCCAGCTCGCCTCGGAGCTTGGGGAGTTCTCCCTGGCCGACGTGGCGAAGGCCATTGGTGACAAGCTGGTCAGCCGGCATCCCCATGTCTTCGGCGACGGCCAACGCATGGAAGGCGCCGAGCAGGTCCTGGACAACTGGGCCAAGCTGAAGGCCGCGGAGAAGAAGCGCAAGACGGGCCGGGAGGGCTCGGTGCTGGACGGCGTCCCCGTCGCCGCCCCGGCGCTGATGCGCGCCGAGCGACTCACGGAGAAGGCCAGCCGCATCGGCTTCGACTGGCCGGACGTCGCCAGCGTGCGCGCCAAGCTGACGGAGGAGATGGGGGAGCTGGACGAGGCCATCGCCGCGAATGATCGGGATGCCATCGAGCACGAGCTGGGGGACGTGCTGTTCTCGCTCGCCAACCTCGCGCGCTTCGTAGGAGCCCCCGCCGAGGACGCGCTGCGGATGGCCATCCGCCGCTTCACCGCCCGCTTCCAGCACATCGAGTCCGCCCTCCGCGCCGAGGGTGTCGCCCTGGGGGATGCCACCCTGGAGCACATGGAGCGCCACTGGCAGGAGGCCAAGGCGCGAGAAAAGGCCCTGCCGTCTCCGACCTGGGTCCCTCGCGCGCCCGTCACCACGCTGCGGCTGGGCGTGGCGGATCTTCCCGCGCAGCGCGCCTTCTGGGATGCCCTGGCGCCCCGGCTGGGGTGGATCACCCGACGGGCTCCGGCGGCGGATCAGGCCCTCTATGAGGACGGGGGCATCCTGATCGCCTTCGAAGCCGCCGGGACGCCCACGACGGGCTTGCGGCTGGCCCTGACGGCCCCCTCCCCGGCGGCTGTGGAGCGGCTCCCCGGCATCCTCGCGGAGATTCCGGGGAGCCGGCTGATCCAGCACCAGGCCGGCCGGCTCACCTTTCAAGATCCCGCAGGGCTGGTGTGGGAATATACGACTTCGGTAGAGTGA